The following are encoded together in the Kribbella voronezhensis genome:
- a CDS encoding acyltransferase family protein, with product MTGVRAAAALAVVIHHIGLPATAPEPLRNLAASGYIGVPLFFMLSGLVLGWNYSSLTVLSGTRLWRFYLARIARVMPLYWAVLLFLVLQRAARGVPQEALWRHVLAIQSWSGDYAIGQASYNPPGWSICVEVFLYALFPLLIPVIALVSKRFGAVGLVAVIAFAFAVQVLLVVLFTAEGWAHLSVEDPSSGHRWLYRNPLPRLSEFVIGLSLAFLLLRGLRLRTRIAGWLQVACVVVVFVVAALGPGHADWELPAFYGAMWSVPFAVLLLSLAAAPDAWLSRFFSTRALVTLGTASYAVYLTHRPLLPYLGKDRFDLLTNPSGWATYASVAVVVGLCLLVGEGAHRLVEVPARRAVLRVVQRHTTRQLVTERTPSEVSA from the coding sequence TTGACCGGTGTCCGGGCCGCCGCCGCCCTCGCGGTGGTGATCCATCACATCGGGTTACCGGCGACCGCGCCGGAGCCGCTGCGCAATCTGGCCGCGTCGGGCTACATCGGCGTACCGCTGTTCTTCATGCTGTCCGGGCTGGTACTCGGCTGGAACTACTCGTCGCTGACGGTGCTGTCGGGCACCCGTCTGTGGCGGTTCTACCTGGCCCGGATCGCCCGCGTGATGCCGCTGTACTGGGCAGTGCTGCTCTTCCTTGTCCTGCAGCGAGCGGCTCGCGGCGTACCGCAGGAGGCACTGTGGCGGCACGTCCTGGCGATCCAGAGCTGGTCGGGTGACTACGCGATCGGCCAGGCGAGCTACAACCCGCCGGGCTGGTCGATCTGCGTAGAGGTGTTCCTGTACGCGCTGTTCCCGCTGCTGATCCCGGTGATCGCCCTTGTTTCCAAGCGATTCGGCGCGGTCGGGCTGGTCGCGGTGATCGCGTTCGCGTTCGCAGTACAGGTGCTGTTGGTCGTGTTGTTCACCGCGGAGGGCTGGGCGCATCTGTCGGTGGAGGACCCTTCCTCCGGACACCGCTGGCTCTACCGGAATCCGTTGCCGAGGCTGTCCGAGTTCGTGATCGGGCTGTCGCTCGCTTTCCTGCTGCTGCGTGGTCTTCGGCTGCGAACCCGGATCGCTGGTTGGTTGCAGGTCGCGTGCGTTGTCGTCGTGTTCGTCGTCGCAGCGCTGGGCCCTGGCCACGCCGACTGGGAGCTGCCTGCGTTCTACGGGGCGATGTGGTCCGTGCCGTTCGCAGTACTGCTGCTGTCACTGGCGGCAGCGCCTGACGCGTGGCTGTCGCGGTTCTTCTCCACCCGTGCCCTGGTGACGCTCGGTACTGCGAGTTACGCCGTCTACCTGACCCACCGGCCGTTGCTGCCGTATCTGGGGAAGGACCGGTTCGATCTGCTGACCAATCCGTCCGGCTGGGCCACGTACGCGTCGGTGGCCGTCGTCGTCGGTCTTTGCCTGCTCGTCGGGGAAGGCGCGCACCGGCTGGTCGAAGTACCGGCTCGGCGGGCTGTACTACGGGTCGTCCAGCGGCACACCACTCGGCAACTGGTCACAGAGCGTACGCCGTCCGAGGTGTCGGCGTGA
- a CDS encoding alanine racemase, whose amino-acid sequence MSASYDAAAVAALADKPVSWRDKALPPAFWGRTVAEVVAGKPRLSDLPTPLLTLSAPGLRHNVETMARWCSAHGVEIAPHGKTTMSPALWATQLEAGAWGMTFANAFQLSVARAFGVSRVMIANAVISPLQLRWIADELAADEAFEVMVWADSVRTVEIMEAARSAYVEAGARRLDVLVEVGGVGGRTGARGAETALEVAAAIEASPTLRLAGVAGYEGAIAHGADEAGLEHVRAYLRDLAAVHTRLQEEGRYDDGLVPVVSAGGSAYFEQVAQVLSPLTSTGARVVIRSGAYIAHDDGYYREISPLGEAPRTDGERLVPAMHGWIRITSQPEPGLAIFDAGKRDLPFDENLPEPQLLRPRQPGDAVRRVEGMTVTKMNDQHGFLTFGADAVQIGDELRVGLSHPCTAFDKWGLIPVIDDPDADDPVVVDLIRTFF is encoded by the coding sequence ATGTCAGCTTCGTACGATGCCGCCGCCGTCGCAGCCCTGGCCGACAAGCCGGTGAGCTGGCGGGACAAAGCTCTGCCGCCGGCGTTCTGGGGCCGGACCGTCGCCGAAGTAGTGGCCGGCAAACCGCGGCTGTCCGACCTGCCGACTCCCCTGCTCACTCTGTCCGCGCCTGGCCTGCGGCACAACGTCGAGACGATGGCTCGCTGGTGCTCAGCGCACGGCGTCGAGATCGCGCCGCACGGCAAAACGACGATGTCCCCCGCACTCTGGGCCACCCAGCTCGAGGCCGGCGCCTGGGGTATGACGTTCGCCAACGCATTCCAGCTGAGCGTCGCTCGGGCCTTCGGGGTCAGCCGGGTGATGATCGCGAATGCCGTGATCTCCCCGCTGCAGTTGCGCTGGATCGCCGACGAGCTCGCCGCCGACGAAGCGTTCGAGGTGATGGTGTGGGCCGACTCGGTCCGCACCGTCGAGATCATGGAGGCGGCCCGGTCGGCGTACGTCGAAGCGGGCGCGCGCCGGCTCGACGTACTGGTCGAGGTCGGTGGCGTCGGCGGCCGTACAGGGGCACGAGGTGCGGAGACAGCGCTTGAAGTCGCCGCCGCCATCGAGGCTTCGCCAACCCTTCGGCTTGCCGGTGTCGCCGGATATGAGGGCGCGATCGCTCACGGCGCGGACGAGGCCGGGCTCGAACACGTCCGGGCGTACCTGCGCGACCTCGCCGCGGTCCACACCCGCCTGCAGGAGGAGGGCCGGTACGACGACGGCCTGGTGCCGGTGGTCAGCGCGGGCGGAAGCGCGTACTTCGAGCAGGTGGCCCAGGTGCTCAGCCCACTCACCTCGACCGGCGCCCGCGTGGTGATCCGCTCCGGCGCGTACATCGCGCACGACGACGGGTACTACCGCGAGATCTCCCCGCTCGGAGAAGCGCCCCGGACCGACGGCGAACGGCTCGTGCCGGCGATGCACGGCTGGATCCGGATCACCTCGCAACCCGAACCAGGGTTGGCGATCTTCGACGCCGGCAAGCGCGACCTGCCCTTCGACGAGAACCTGCCCGAGCCGCAGCTCCTTCGCCCGCGCCAGCCGGGCGACGCGGTCCGCCGGGTCGAGGGGATGACCGTCACCAAGATGAACGACCAGCACGGGTTCCTCACCTTCGGCGCGGACGCCGTGCAGATCGGCGACGAACTGCGAGTCGGCCTGTCCCACCCCTGTACGGCGTTCGACAAGTGGGGCCTGATCCCGGTCATCGACGACCCGGATGCCGACGACCCCGTCGTGGTCGACCTGATCCGCACCTTCTTCTGA
- a CDS encoding MFS transporter — MGESPGLLRIAPAVYLPALLYGIGQGAIAPVVALSARDLGAAVATAGLVVAAAGLGQVVGDIPAGALTTRIGERRAMLGATGLVSVALVACLVVPNVWGLAAAIFTTGLAGAVWGLARQAYLSEAVPIELRARALSTLGGVQRIGSFIGPFLGAFAMRFLGTDGAYWVHLAGALLACVVLLSLPDIESVRRARTGRPIVVQSTRAVIREHLPVLRTLGVGALLVGAVRASRQVVIPLWAEHIGLDPQTTSLIFGVSGAVDMLLFYPAGSVMDRFGRKWVAVPSMAVLGLAHLLLPLTHSAGALTAVALLMGIGNGLGAGVIMTLGADASPPIGRAQFLGAFRLFADTGNGAGPLLIAAVTALAGLAPAVLVMGLTGWAAATAMSRWIPPHPVRPD, encoded by the coding sequence ATGGGTGAGTCCCCGGGGTTGTTGAGGATTGCTCCTGCTGTCTATTTGCCGGCGTTGTTGTACGGCATCGGGCAAGGGGCGATTGCGCCGGTGGTGGCGTTGTCGGCGCGGGATCTCGGGGCCGCGGTGGCGACCGCTGGGTTGGTGGTGGCGGCGGCCGGGCTGGGGCAGGTGGTCGGGGACATTCCGGCCGGCGCGCTGACGACCCGGATCGGGGAGCGGCGGGCGATGCTCGGGGCGACCGGGCTGGTGTCGGTGGCGCTGGTCGCGTGTCTGGTCGTGCCCAACGTGTGGGGCCTCGCAGCGGCGATCTTCACGACCGGTCTCGCCGGAGCCGTCTGGGGATTGGCGCGCCAGGCGTATCTCAGCGAAGCCGTGCCGATCGAGCTCCGGGCTCGGGCCCTGTCCACCCTGGGTGGCGTCCAACGGATCGGGTCGTTCATCGGCCCGTTCCTGGGCGCCTTCGCGATGCGGTTTCTGGGCACCGACGGCGCCTACTGGGTCCACCTGGCCGGCGCGTTGCTGGCTTGCGTTGTCCTGCTCAGCCTCCCCGACATCGAGTCCGTACGCCGTGCGCGCACCGGCCGGCCGATCGTCGTACAGTCCACCCGCGCCGTCATCCGCGAGCACCTTCCCGTACTACGAACGCTCGGCGTCGGCGCACTTCTTGTCGGTGCCGTTCGCGCGTCCCGGCAAGTCGTCATCCCGCTCTGGGCCGAGCACATCGGCCTGGATCCGCAGACGACCAGCCTGATCTTCGGCGTCTCCGGCGCGGTCGACATGCTGCTCTTCTATCCAGCCGGCTCGGTGATGGACCGTTTCGGCCGCAAGTGGGTCGCCGTACCGTCGATGGCCGTCCTCGGCCTCGCCCATCTCCTGCTGCCGTTGACCCACTCGGCCGGAGCGTTGACCGCCGTCGCCTTGCTGATGGGCATCGGCAACGGCCTCGGCGCCGGCGTGATCATGACGCTCGGCGCGGACGCGTCCCCTCCGATCGGCCGGGCCCAGTTCCTCGGTGCCTTCCGCCTCTTCGCTGACACAGGCAATGGCGCCGGGCCGCTCCTGATCGCCGCCGTGACCGCACTGGCCGGCCTGGCCCCCGCAGTACTGGTCATGGGCCTGACCGGCTGGGCAGCAGCAACAGCCATGAGCCGCTGGATCCCACCCCATCCCGTCCGCCCCGACTGA
- a CDS encoding IclR family transcriptional regulator, with protein MSQSLARALQILVSLGEGDRSLDELATELDVHKTTVLRLLRTMEVERFVRRDRAHRYRLGSRLFSLADTAREQHVVRAVAAPHLRQLNQKTGQTVHLAAYENGQVIYIDKLDSVQSVRMYSQVGVPAALHCTAVGKVLLAAQPKRQREALLTTIEYRQFTPNTITDPDALRDELDLVRAQGWAHDRAEHESFINCIGAPIKERSGRVVGAVSVSVPDVLLNYEQVLELLPDLLATTAAIAADYN; from the coding sequence ATGAGTCAGAGCCTGGCCAGAGCGCTGCAGATCCTGGTGAGCCTCGGAGAAGGCGACCGCTCGCTGGACGAGCTGGCCACCGAGCTGGACGTGCACAAGACGACGGTGCTGCGACTGCTGCGGACGATGGAGGTCGAGCGCTTCGTACGCCGTGACCGGGCCCACCGGTATCGGTTGGGCTCGCGCCTGTTCTCCTTGGCCGACACGGCGCGCGAGCAACACGTCGTACGGGCTGTTGCCGCACCTCACCTGCGCCAGCTGAACCAGAAGACCGGGCAGACGGTGCACCTGGCGGCGTACGAGAACGGGCAGGTCATCTACATCGACAAGCTCGACAGCGTGCAGTCGGTCCGGATGTACTCGCAGGTCGGCGTACCAGCGGCACTGCACTGTACGGCGGTCGGCAAGGTGCTCCTGGCAGCTCAGCCGAAGCGGCAGCGGGAGGCTCTGCTGACCACCATCGAGTACAGGCAGTTCACCCCCAACACGATCACCGACCCGGACGCGCTACGCGACGAACTCGACCTGGTCCGGGCGCAAGGCTGGGCGCACGACCGCGCCGAACACGAGTCGTTCATCAACTGCATCGGGGCACCGATCAAGGAACGGTCCGGCCGGGTGGTCGGGGCGGTCTCCGTGTCGGTGCCGGACGTTCTGCTCAACTACGAGCAGGTGCTGGAACTGTTGCCGGACCTGCTCGCCACGACGGCCGCCATCGCCGCCGACTACAACTGA
- a CDS encoding acyltransferase family protein, which produces MTGLTSVEQGAVLRHPRPEILALTGLRGLAALGVVASQVGVWRTAPPWLHHLVAAGSLGVPFFFLLSGFVLFYNYPTLSPGRSLSRYAVARIARLGPLFVVIGAGVLVLSRLNGGEWARSVLGPQTWYLGTALVLYAVYPALTRVVAADPARAAVCALAVQLVVLALRLGTGSDDWLYRNPLVWIPDLVLGMVLAGLAVNGFRLSRRTAYFVQGAVVVYAVAVVLAFGSSSAVRYSVLWSVPLGLLILSVLTRTRVSAVLAGPVLVRLGVLGYAMFLLKTVVIQGFGPVHAGTLSDALLALGWIGFTVLIAEGAHRYIGAPGRHWLLQLVRRTAVRA; this is translated from the coding sequence GTGACAGGTCTCACATCGGTCGAACAGGGCGCGGTACTGCGTCACCCGCGGCCCGAGATCCTCGCGCTGACAGGGTTACGAGGGCTCGCCGCACTGGGCGTCGTCGCCTCTCAGGTAGGCGTGTGGCGGACCGCTCCCCCGTGGCTGCATCACCTGGTCGCCGCAGGCTCACTGGGGGTGCCGTTCTTCTTCCTACTGTCCGGCTTCGTTCTCTTCTACAACTACCCGACACTGAGTCCTGGGCGTTCGCTGAGCCGCTATGCGGTTGCCAGGATCGCCCGACTGGGACCGCTGTTCGTCGTGATCGGCGCCGGGGTGCTCGTCCTGAGCAGATTGAACGGTGGCGAATGGGCCCGATCCGTTCTCGGCCCACAAACCTGGTACCTCGGTACTGCGCTCGTCCTGTACGCCGTGTATCCCGCGCTGACCCGAGTCGTCGCTGCCGACCCAGCCAGGGCCGCGGTCTGCGCACTGGCCGTGCAACTCGTCGTACTGGCGTTACGGCTCGGCACTGGCTCCGACGACTGGCTCTACCGCAATCCACTGGTGTGGATCCCTGACCTGGTGCTGGGGATGGTGCTGGCCGGCCTGGCGGTCAACGGGTTCCGGCTGAGCCGGCGTACGGCGTACTTCGTGCAGGGCGCTGTCGTCGTCTATGCAGTGGCGGTCGTGCTCGCGTTCGGCTCCAGCAGCGCAGTGCGGTACAGCGTGCTCTGGTCGGTGCCGCTCGGGCTGCTGATTCTCAGCGTGCTCACCCGCACTCGCGTCTCGGCAGTGCTGGCCGGGCCGGTGCTGGTCCGGCTCGGGGTGCTCGGCTACGCCATGTTCCTCTTGAAGACTGTGGTGATCCAAGGATTCGGGCCGGTCCATGCCGGCACTCTGTCCGACGCGTTGCTCGCCCTCGGCTGGATCGGCTTCACCGTGCTGATCGCGGAGGGGGCGCACAGATATATAGGTGCCCCCGGACGCCACTGGCTGCTGCAACTCGTCCGGCGTACGGCTGTCCGCGCCTGA
- a CDS encoding ABC transporter ATP-binding protein, which yields MGVEVRVEGLTKSFGSQLIWGDVSLTLPAGEICVMLGPSGTGKSVFLKTLIGLLKPDQGHVFIEGTDIATCSERELYEIRRLFGVLFQDGAMFGSMNLYDNVAFPLREHTKKSESDIRSIVMEKMEMVGLVGAEKKLPGEISGGMRKRAGLARALVLDPQILLVDEPDSGLDPVRTSFLNQVMIDLNEAFGATFLIVTHDVNTARTVPDNIGMLYHKHLAMFGPREMLLSSEEPVIRQFLNAQMIGPIGMSEEKDAEELAAEADQELPPLPPIPLQQLPSSGMLRPNQRPPGQWCAENGVTPPPGSFATATVGAT from the coding sequence GTGGGCGTAGAAGTCCGCGTCGAAGGGCTGACCAAGTCCTTCGGAAGTCAGCTGATCTGGGGCGACGTGTCCCTGACGCTGCCTGCCGGCGAGATCTGCGTGATGCTCGGCCCTTCCGGTACCGGTAAGTCCGTTTTCCTGAAGACGCTGATCGGTCTGCTCAAGCCGGACCAGGGCCACGTCTTCATCGAGGGCACCGACATCGCCACCTGCAGCGAGCGCGAGCTGTACGAGATCCGCCGCCTGTTCGGCGTGCTGTTCCAGGACGGCGCGATGTTCGGCTCGATGAACCTCTACGACAACGTCGCCTTCCCGCTCCGCGAGCACACCAAGAAGTCCGAGTCCGACATCCGTTCCATCGTGATGGAGAAGATGGAGATGGTCGGCCTGGTCGGCGCGGAGAAGAAGCTGCCCGGCGAGATCTCCGGCGGGATGCGCAAGCGGGCCGGGCTGGCCCGCGCGCTGGTCCTCGACCCGCAGATCCTGCTCGTCGACGAGCCCGACTCCGGCCTCGACCCGGTCCGCACCTCGTTCCTGAACCAGGTGATGATCGACCTGAACGAGGCCTTCGGCGCCACCTTCCTGATCGTCACCCACGACGTGAACACCGCTCGCACGGTGCCGGACAACATCGGGATGCTCTACCACAAGCACCTGGCGATGTTCGGGCCGCGCGAGATGCTGCTGTCCAGCGAGGAGCCGGTGATCCGGCAGTTCCTGAACGCGCAGATGATCGGCCCGATCGGGATGTCCGAGGAGAAGGACGCCGAGGAGCTCGCCGCCGAGGCCGACCAGGAGCTGCCACCGCTGCCGCCGATCCCGCTCCAGCAGCTGCCGAGCAGCGGGATGCTCCGGCCGAACCAGCGGCCGCCGGGTCAGTGGTGTGCGGAGAACGGCGTGACTCCGCCGCCCGGATCCTTCGCGACCGCCACGGTGGGGGCCACGTGA
- a CDS encoding MlaE family ABC transporter permease, whose product MSALDYLVKKPLNSLDHLGEQLAFYIKALAWSGKSVTRYRREILRLLAEVTLGTGALAVIGGTVGVITFLAFFTGTEVGLQGYSALNQIGTSAFAGFVSAYINTREIGPLIAGIALAATVGCGFTAQLGAMRISEEIDALEVMAIPSLPFLVTTRIIAGLVAVIPLYVVGLLASYFATRLTVTTFYGQSTGTYDHYFHLFLPPGDVLWSFGKVLVFAVLVILVHCYHGYHATGGPAGVGVAVGRAVRTSIVVINVVDLLLSMAIWGTTTTVRLAG is encoded by the coding sequence ATGTCGGCCCTGGACTACCTGGTCAAGAAGCCGCTGAACTCGCTCGACCACCTCGGTGAGCAGCTGGCCTTCTACATCAAGGCCTTGGCCTGGTCGGGCAAGTCGGTCACCCGGTACCGCCGGGAGATCCTCCGCCTGCTGGCCGAGGTGACGCTCGGCACCGGCGCGCTCGCCGTCATCGGCGGCACGGTCGGCGTGATCACCTTCCTCGCCTTCTTCACCGGCACCGAGGTCGGCCTGCAGGGCTACTCGGCGCTGAACCAGATCGGCACGTCCGCCTTCGCCGGCTTCGTCAGCGCCTACATCAACACCCGCGAGATCGGCCCGCTGATCGCCGGGATCGCGCTCGCCGCGACCGTCGGCTGCGGCTTCACCGCCCAGCTCGGCGCGATGCGGATCAGCGAGGAGATCGACGCGCTCGAGGTGATGGCGATCCCGTCGCTGCCGTTCCTGGTCACCACCCGGATCATCGCCGGCCTGGTCGCCGTCATTCCCTTGTACGTCGTGGGGCTGCTCGCCTCGTACTTCGCCACCCGGCTGACCGTGACCACGTTCTACGGCCAGAGCACCGGGACGTACGACCATTACTTCCATCTGTTCCTGCCACCCGGCGACGTGCTCTGGTCCTTCGGCAAGGTGCTGGTCTTCGCCGTCCTGGTGATCCTGGTGCACTGCTACCACGGCTACCACGCGACCGGCGGCCCCGCGGGCGTCGGCGTCGCCGTGGGCCGCGCAGTACGGACGTCCATCGTCGTCATCAACGTGGTCGACCTGCTGCTGTCGATGGCGATCTGGGGTACGACGACCACGGTCAGGCTGGCGGGGTAG
- a CDS encoding RidA family protein: MSSKTVISTPDAPTPMPVFSQGVRKGGILQVSGQGSVDPASGEFVFEGDVKAQTTRVLQNIEAILKAGGATFDDVVMLRVYLTTREHFAPMNEAYAEFVGARTPSGVLPSRTTVFTGLPLEQMLVEIDALAALD, encoded by the coding sequence ATGTCCTCCAAGACCGTCATCTCCACGCCCGACGCCCCCACGCCGATGCCCGTGTTCTCCCAGGGGGTGCGCAAGGGCGGCATCCTGCAGGTGTCCGGCCAGGGTTCGGTCGACCCGGCCAGCGGCGAGTTCGTCTTCGAAGGTGACGTGAAGGCGCAGACCACCCGGGTCCTGCAGAACATCGAGGCGATCCTGAAGGCCGGCGGCGCCACCTTCGACGACGTCGTGATGCTGCGCGTCTACCTCACCACCCGCGAGCACTTCGCTCCCATGAACGAGGCGTACGCCGAGTTCGTCGGCGCCCGCACCCCCAGCGGCGTCCTCCCGTCCCGCACCACCGTCTTCACCGGCCTCCCGCTGGAACAAATGCTGGTAGAAATCGACGCCCTCGCCGCCCTGGACTGA
- the rplJ gene encoding 50S ribosomal protein L10, producing the protein MARPDKAADVAELTENFKSSAGAVLTEYRGLTVAQLRQLRTTLGDDVNYAVVKNTLTKIAAKDAGVESFDSLLQGPSAIAFIKGDPVVAAKGLRDFAKANPLLVIKGGVLDGKALNSDEINKLADLESREVLLSKLAGAMKAAPQQAVSLFAAPLAQAARLFAALQDKLPAEDAPVADEAPAAEAVQDAPADAPAEETSTEETASADS; encoded by the coding sequence ATGGCGAGGCCGGACAAGGCTGCCGACGTCGCAGAGCTCACTGAGAACTTCAAGAGCTCCGCCGGCGCCGTGCTGACCGAGTACCGCGGACTCACCGTGGCGCAGTTGCGGCAGTTGCGCACTACGCTCGGTGACGACGTGAACTACGCCGTGGTGAAGAACACGCTGACCAAGATCGCGGCCAAGGACGCGGGAGTGGAGTCGTTCGACTCGCTGCTGCAGGGTCCGTCGGCCATCGCCTTCATCAAGGGCGACCCGGTGGTCGCGGCCAAGGGGCTGCGTGACTTCGCCAAGGCCAATCCCCTTCTCGTCATCAAGGGTGGTGTGCTGGATGGCAAGGCACTCAACTCTGACGAGATCAACAAGCTCGCTGACCTGGAGTCGCGTGAGGTCCTCCTCTCGAAGCTCGCAGGTGCGATGAAGGCGGCTCCGCAGCAAGCGGTGTCGCTGTTCGCTGCTCCGCTCGCGCAGGCTGCCCGCCTGTTCGCGGCGCTGCAGGACAAGCTGCCGGCCGAGGACGCCCCCGTGGCGGACGAGGCTCCGGCTGCCGAGGCCGTGCAGGACGCACCGGCCGACGCACCTGCCGAGGAGACGAGCACCGAGGAGACCGCGTCAGCCGACAGCTGA
- a CDS encoding MlaE family ABC transporter permease: MTVSATAPLKHAGNLFAFALDTARASVRRPFQLREFLQQAWFVASVTIIPTALVAIPFGAVIALQVGGLIKQFGAQAFTGSAAVLAVVREASPIATALLIAGAGGSAICADLGSRKIREELDAMMVLGIDPIQRLVVPRVLATMLVAFFLNGFVSVVGVMGGYVFNVVLQDGTPGSYIASFTALAHLPDLWQGQAKALVFGFLAAVVASYKGMNAGGGPKGVGDAVNQSVVITFMLLFVANFSMTAIYFQLVPPKGA, from the coding sequence GTGACCGTCAGCGCCACCGCCCCGCTGAAGCACGCCGGCAACCTGTTCGCCTTCGCGCTGGACACCGCCCGGGCTTCGGTCCGCCGGCCGTTCCAGCTGCGCGAGTTCCTGCAGCAGGCCTGGTTCGTCGCCAGCGTGACGATCATCCCGACCGCACTGGTCGCGATCCCGTTCGGCGCGGTGATCGCGCTGCAGGTCGGCGGGCTGATCAAGCAGTTCGGCGCCCAGGCGTTCACCGGCTCGGCCGCCGTCCTGGCCGTCGTCCGGGAGGCCTCGCCGATCGCGACCGCGCTGCTGATCGCGGGTGCGGGTGGCTCGGCGATCTGCGCCGATCTGGGTTCGCGCAAGATCCGCGAGGAGCTCGACGCGATGATGGTGCTCGGGATCGACCCGATCCAGCGCCTCGTCGTACCGCGCGTGCTGGCCACGATGCTGGTCGCGTTCTTCCTGAACGGCTTCGTCAGCGTGGTCGGCGTGATGGGCGGCTACGTCTTCAACGTGGTCCTGCAGGACGGGACGCCGGGCAGCTACATCGCCTCGTTCACCGCGCTCGCCCATCTGCCCGACCTGTGGCAGGGCCAGGCGAAGGCGCTCGTGTTCGGGTTCCTGGCCGCGGTCGTTGCCTCGTACAAGGGCATGAACGCCGGTGGTGGCCCGAAGGGCGTCGGTGACGCCGTGAACCAGTCGGTCGTCATCACCTTCATGCTGCTGTTCGTCGCGAACTTCTCGATGACGGCGATCTACTTCCAGCTCGTTCCGCCGAAGGGGGCCTGA
- the rplL gene encoding 50S ribosomal protein L7/L12 yields the protein MAKLSTEELLGQFKDLTLLELSEFVKAFEEEFGVTAAAPVAVAAAPAAGGGAAAEEAVEQDEFDVVLESAGDKKIQVIKEVRGLTSLGLKEAKDLVEGAPKAILEKVDKAAAEKAKEALEGAGATVTLK from the coding sequence ATGGCGAAGCTCAGCACCGAAGAGCTGCTCGGTCAGTTCAAGGACCTCACCCTGCTCGAGCTCTCTGAGTTCGTGAAGGCCTTCGAGGAGGAGTTCGGCGTGACCGCCGCTGCTCCGGTTGCGGTTGCCGCGGCTCCGGCCGCCGGCGGCGGCGCGGCGGCCGAAGAGGCTGTCGAGCAGGACGAGTTCGACGTCGTCCTGGAGTCGGCCGGCGACAAGAAGATCCAGGTCATCAAGGAGGTGCGCGGTCTCACGAGCCTCGGCCTGAAGGAGGCCAAGGACCTCGTCGAGGGTGCGCCGAAGGCCATCCTGGAGAAGGTCGACAAGGCTGCCGCGGAGAAGGCCAAGGAGGCCCTCGAGGGCGCCGGCGCCACCGTCACCCTGAAGTGA
- a CDS encoding sugar kinase: MVEVVPRAICLGEAMIMLAGETGAPLEDVETFRRSVGGAECNVAGGLAALGVPTGWVSRLGVDGFGRHVLRDLQTRGVEVGGVEDDPVRPTGLYVKHTIGGRTRMHYYRSGSAAAAMDATFLDRPAVRNRLVGAELVHTTGITAAISTTAAELLDRLAALRDSLGFTLSVDLNWRPALWRDTDPAPLWRLLRAADVVLIGADEAMLFAGTSDPAELRQLLGPRSTLVVKSDAHVALALEPSGRSTTVPALTVDVVEPVGAGDAFAAGYLAGTLQRLPMEQRLRLGHLSAAAVLAVPDDHAAPPESVVRDALLRCSDEDWARTEVGAAGISSPALVGGAV, encoded by the coding sequence ATGGTCGAGGTGGTACCTCGGGCGATCTGCCTCGGCGAGGCGATGATCATGCTCGCCGGCGAGACCGGTGCCCCGCTGGAGGATGTCGAGACGTTCCGGCGCTCCGTCGGTGGTGCCGAGTGCAACGTCGCGGGCGGGCTGGCGGCGCTCGGTGTCCCGACCGGCTGGGTCTCGCGACTCGGAGTCGACGGCTTCGGTCGTCACGTTCTGCGCGACCTGCAGACCCGCGGCGTCGAGGTCGGTGGAGTCGAGGACGACCCAGTGCGGCCTACTGGGCTCTACGTGAAGCACACCATCGGCGGCCGCACCCGCATGCACTACTACCGCTCCGGCTCGGCCGCCGCCGCAATGGATGCGACCTTCCTCGACCGACCGGCAGTGCGCAACAGGCTGGTCGGTGCGGAGCTCGTGCACACCACTGGGATCACCGCCGCCATCTCCACGACAGCGGCCGAGTTGCTGGACCGGCTGGCTGCACTGCGGGATTCGCTCGGTTTCACGCTGAGCGTCGACCTGAACTGGCGTCCGGCGCTGTGGCGCGACACGGACCCCGCGCCGCTCTGGCGGTTGCTGCGGGCTGCCGATGTGGTGCTGATCGGCGCGGACGAGGCGATGCTCTTCGCAGGGACCAGCGATCCCGCAGAGCTTCGGCAGTTGCTCGGTCCGCGCTCGACGCTCGTGGTGAAGTCCGATGCGCACGTAGCACTCGCGCTGGAGCCGAGCGGTCGTAGCACTACGGTTCCGGCGCTCACTGTCGACGTGGTGGAGCCGGTCGGAGCAGGGGACGCCTTCGCTGCTGGGTACTTGGCCGGCACGCTGCAGCGGTTGCCGATGGAGCAGAGGCTTCGCCTGGGGCACCTGAGCGCAGCGGCCGTTCTTGCGGTGCCGGACGATCACGCTGCGCCGCCGGAGTCCGTAGTACGGGATGCTTTGCTGCGCTGTTCCGATGAGGACTGGGCGCGTACTGAGGTTGGTGCTGCGGGCATCAGTTCGCCGGCGTTGGTGGGAGGGGCCGTATGA